One window of the Eschrichtius robustus isolate mEscRob2 chromosome X, mEscRob2.pri, whole genome shotgun sequence genome contains the following:
- the LOC137756379 gene encoding histone H2B-like, whose product MLEPSSETSEESPGTKETSEESPGTKEAEPKNPEQKTPKRRCSRRRRCSRCRRRCSRRRLSDGFDSFATYFGRVLQRVQEGLSLSQEAVNVMDSFVKDIFERIAGEAARLVRSSKRSTLTSRDMQTSVRLLLPGKRGKHAISSATKAVIRYITGK is encoded by the coding sequence ATGCTTGAGCCTTCGTCTGAGACGTCTGAAGAAAGCCCGGGCACCAAGGAGACGTCTGAAGAAAGCCCGGGCACCAAGGAAGCCGAGCCGAAGAACCCGGAGCAGAAGACACCGAagcgccgctgcagccgccgtcgccgctgcagccgctgccgccgccgctgcagccgccgccgcctctcTGACGGCTTCGACAGCTTTGCCACCTATTTCGGAAGGGTGCTGCAGCGGGTCCAGGAGGGCCTGAGCCTCTCGCAGGAGGCCGTGAACGTCATGGATTCGTTCGTGAAGGACATCTTTGAGCGAATCGCCGGCGAGGCGGCGCGCCTGGTCCGCTCCAGCAAGCGCTCCACCCTCACCTCCAGAGACATGCAGACCTCCGTGCGCCTGCTGCTgcctgggaagaggggcaagcacgcCATATCCAGCGCCACCAAGGCAGTCATTCGGTACATCACCGGCAAATGA